CAACTCATCCAATGCGACGTGTTGTAGTTACCGGTCTTGGAATGCTTAGCCCGTTGGGCAATTCTCCAGAAACGACTTGGCAAAATTTACTGCTTGGCAAAAGCGGTATCAGTTCAATCGAGCATTTTGACACCTCGGAATACCCGACCCGTTTTGCCGGCATGGTTAAGGGGTTTGATGCTCAGGATTATATGGCAAAAAAAGATGCCAAAAAGATGGATCTTTTCATTCAATACGGTGTTGCCGCCGGGGTGCAGGCAATAAAAAATTCCGGGCTTGAAATTAATGAAGAAAATGCAACCCGTATCGGGGTTGCCGTCGGCTCCGGCATAGGTGGTTTAGGCCTGATTGAGGAAAACCACGAGAAAATGCTGAAGACCGGCCCGCGCAAGTTATCGCCGTTTTTTGTACCTTCTACCATTATCAATATGATCTCCGGCCATTTGTCGATCATGTTCGGTTTAAAAGGTCCGAATATTTCAATCGTAACCGCCTGTACCAGCGGCGTGCATAATATCGGCCATGCCGCCCGTATGATCGCCTACGGCGATGCCGATGCTATGGTGGCCGGTGGCGCGGAAAAAGCGTCGACCACTATGGGCATGGGCGGTTTTGGCGCCGCGCGCGCCATGTCGACCCGTAATGATGCGCCACAAATCGCTTCGCGTCCCTGGGATAAAGACAGGGACGGTTTTGTCCTGGGCGATGGCGCCGGTGTGATGGTGTTGGAAGAATATGAGCATGCCAAGGCCCGCGGTGCGACTATCTATGCCGAGTTGGTGGGCTTTGGTATGAGCGGTGATGCCTACCATATGACGTCACCGCCGGCGGACGGCGAAGGCGCTGCACTGGCCATGGCAAATGCCCTCAGGGACGCCGGTGTCGATAAAAGCCAAATCGGTTATATCAATGCCCACGGGACTTCGACCCCGGCGGGGGATATCGCTGAAACCAATGCGGTAAAATCGGTTTTTGGCGACCATGCCTATAAGCTGGCGGTGGGCTCGACTAAGTCTATGACCGGCCATTTGTTGGGGGCCGCCGGGGCGGTAGAAGCTATCTTCTCTGTCCAGGCCCTGATAAATAATGCGGTCCCGCCGACCATCAATCTGGATAACCCGGGGGAGGGGTGTGATCTCGATTATATTGCCCATACCGCACGGGACATTAATTTAGATTATGTTTTATGCAACTCGTTCGGTTTTGGCGGCACCAATGGTTCATTGATCTTTAAGAAAGTTTAATTAATCAATAAATTGACTTGAAGTCATCCGCTTAAGCCTGAATACTAGAGCAAGTATTCAGGCTTTTTTATTATCCGGTAACCCTTAATATGCTTTATTGCCAGGTAAACGGCCAGCAGACAGATGTTTTGTCAGTGAATGACAGGGGATTTGCCTATGGTGACGGTATTTTTACGACGGGAAAAATCAGCAATGGCCGCCTTGAGCTGTGCCCCCGGCATATTGCCCGCTTGCAGCTGGGATGCAGCAAGCTGCAGATAAGCCCTCCCGACTGGTTGATGCTTAATGACGACATCGGCAGAATATCGGCCCGTTACCCGCTGGCGGTGTTGAAGATTATCATTACCGCCGGACAGGGGGGACGGGGTTATTCGCGCGTTGGCACCGGGGAGAGCTGTGTGATCATCCAGGTGCACGATTATCCCGAACATTATCAGGCCTGGTCACGTGAGGGCATAATGCTGGGGATTTGCGGGCAGAAGCTGGGCCTGAACCCTATGTTGTCCGGGATCAAGCACTTAAACCGCCTGGAGCAGGTGTTTATCCGCCAGGAGCTGGACAGGCGCAGTGAAGATGATCTCCTGGTGCTTAATATCAGGAACGAAATTGTCGAAACCAGCTGCTCCAATGTTTTCTGGCAGGCGGACGGGGCCTGGTTTACTCCGGTGCTTGATGACAGCGGGGTGGAAGGGCTGGCCCGGGCAAGCATACTGGCGTCACGCAAAGACGTTGACTGCGTTCGTGCGACATTGCCGGACCTTGAAAATCTTGATGCCATGTTTATTTGTAATGCTGTGATGGGGGCGGTGCCGGTACGGGCCTTTGATGGCCGTGACCTGGATATTGCGCCGGTATCGGACTTTAAGAGCTGTTTTTCGTGATCAAGAAGATTTCGTTATCCCTGGCAGGGCTGTTATTGCTGGCCGTGGCTATGGTTTATGCCTTAATGGCATATCAGGTAAGGCAGCCGCTGACGCTGGCAGAAACGACTTTGCTGACGGTAAAACCGGGGGCCCATGCCGGATCTTTTTCCCGCTCCCTGGTAAAAAAGGGCTGGCTCGGTACCCGTTTTTACCTGAGAAATTATATCCGCCTGCATCCTTCCCTTGCCGGACTTAAGGCCGGCACCTATCAGGTGACTGCCGGTATGAGCTCCCTGGAGCTGGTCAAGTTGTTGGTGCAGGGAAAGGAGCACCAGTTTACCGTGACTTTTATCGAAGGCAGCACCTTTAAACAATGGCTGGCGCTGCTGGCAGAGCAGCCTTATTTGCAGCAGACGCTGAAAAACCGCTCTGCCCGGGAGATTGCGGCCTTATTAGGCCTGGACGTAGAAAATCCCGAAGGCTGGTTTTTTCCTGAAACATATGCCTATACCGCAGGCACCTCAGATTTGGTGATTCTGCAGCGGGCCAACAAACAAATGCGGGGGACGCTGGAGGAGTTATGGCGCCAGCGGCCAGACGGCCTGCCTTACCGCTCGCCTTACCAGGCGCTGATCATGGCATCCATTATTGAAAAAGAAACCCGGCAGTTAGCGGAGCAGCCGCTGATCGCCTCGGTTTTTATCAACCGCCTGCGCAAACGTATGCGCCTGCAAACCGATCCCACGGTTATTTACGGCCTGGGAGAAAGGTATCGCGGCGATATAAAACGCTCCCACTTGCGGGAGAAAACCGCCTATAATACCTACCGCATAAACGGCCTGCCGCCAACACCTATCGCCATGCCGGGATATTCATCGCTTAAAGCCGCATTAAACCCGGCCAGCAGCGACTTTTTATATTTTGTCAGCAAAGGCGATGGTTTCCATGTTTTTTCAAAAACGCTGGCGGAGCATAACCGTGCCGTTCGCCGTTATCAGCTAGGTAAAGGTTAACAGGCAAACAGCAAAGTTTTTATGGTCTGGTAGCTTTATTACCGGCAGTAGCCCGGCAATAAAGCTACAGGCCGGTATTTTTTAAATGTCTGACGCAGCATACTAGCTGTGTTGTTCAATTTCAGTGAGAAGTAAATGAAGCGTGGAAAGTTTATTGTTGTCGAGGGCATGGAAGGCGCCGGAAAATCATCGGCGATAACGGTTATTGAAGCCCAGCTTAAGCAGCACAACATTGATTTTATCAATACCCGCGAACCCGGCGGTACGCCTTTAGCGGAAGCTTTGCGGGACATGGTTAAATCTGCAGAGCATGAAGAAAGGCTGACCCAGGAAACTGAATTGTTGTTAATGTATGCCAGCCGCAGCCAGTTGCTGGAAAACCGTATTTTACCCGCCCTTGACCAGGGGCTGTGGGTGATAGGAGATCGCCATGATCTCTCGTCCCGGGCATATCAGGGGGGAGGAAGAGCCTTTGATGATCAGGTTATCCAGGCAATAGCCGATGTAACCCTTAAAGGTTTTACCCCGGACCTGACCATTTATCTGGATATAGATCCCGAGCTTGGCTTATCCCGTGCCCAGGCCAGGGGAGCGCTTGACCGTATCGAACAGGAAAAGTTTGACTTTTTTACCCGGGTACACGAAAAGTACCTTGAGCTGGTGCGTGCAGACAGCCGTATTAAAACGGTTGATGCCCGTCAGGAGATGCCGGCTGTGCATCAGGATATCCGCAGTATTATCGGCCGTTACCTGGAGGAAAATACCTGATGCAAAGCTGGCTGGTACCGCATCAGAGGTTATTGTCACAGCAGCTGGCGCAGGGCAGGCTTGCCCATGCAATCTTGTTTGCCGGTGTCGCCGGTGCCGGAAAATCGGCTTTGGCCAACTGGCTGGTGCAGGCGCTGGTGTGCCGCCAGCCCGGTAAAGATAACGACCAGGGGATCTTATTTGCCTGCCAAAACTGCAAGTCCTGCCGCCTTTACCGCCAGGGCAGTTATCCCGATTTTCTCTCTGTGACAACTGACGCGAAAAATATCGGGGTTGACGACATCAGGGCTGTCAGTACTTTTGTCGAAAAAAAGGCGCATCTGGGGCAAAACAAAGTGGTGCTGCTGCCTATGGCTGAAAAGATGACAACGGCTGCCGCCAACGCCTTATTAAAAACCCTGGAAGAGCCGGGTTTATCCTGTGTGCTGATCCTGGTTTCCGACGACTTGGAAATGTTATTGCCTACCATTACCAGCCGCTGCCGTTTATATGATATCAGGCCCTTATCCGGGCAGGCTTTGCTGGAAAACCTTGGCCGGGACAAGGGCCGGGACAAGGGGCAGGCAGAGGTTAATTTGTTCGCCAATGTCAGCCAGCTGCCTGAGCTGACCGATGAAGCGGTTTACCGCCAGTTTCGGCTGTTCACGGCCTTGCTGCTGGATTTTCTCGCTGCCAGGCGGAGTAGGGCAGATTTGCTGGCCCTGCTGAATGAAAATACTTATGCTTTTCGCTGGCTTGAGTATATGCTTGTGACTATGGCCAGGAGCCAATATAATTGGTTATCCTGGTCCGGTATTCGCGCCGAATTGGCAGATACAGGCATAAATCGCGGTGAACAATCGGCTGCAGCCGGGGATGATGCCGGCCAGTTGCCCGATACCGAGACTATTTGGCAGGTTTACCAGCTGGTTATCGCCTGTATCAGGCAGCTTAAGTCTATGGTACAGGCGAATGCCGGCTATTTGAGCGAAAAGCTGCTGGTTGATATAGAAGCCGTGCTGGACAAATAAGGGGGCGGATATGGCAAAAATAAGTTTAGAGTTCGTGAACGACAAAGAGCTGTATTTGGCCTATATGCCGTTTTTAAAAGCCGGCGGTTTGTTTGTCCGTACCACGGAAGCCTATGAGCTGGGGGCTGATATTTCCCTTGACGTAGCTTTACCGGATTCACTGGAAAGCTCCGAGGTCAAAGGAAAGGTATGCTGGATAACCCCGGTCGGGGCGCAAAACGGCACGCCTCCCGGCATAGGGATCAGTTTTATTGAAGACCCGGATAATTTGCGCAGCCAGATTGAAAAAGTCCTGGGACGTCACCTGAACTCGTCCGAGCCAACCCTAACCATGTAACTCTTTTTACCCGGTTGCTGTTTTTTATTCTTTAAACCTATCACTAAAGGGGAATATGTTTGTTTATTGATTCTCATTGTCATCTGGATCGCCTTGATCTGTCGGAATTTGACAATAACCTTGATAATGTCGTCGAAGCCGCCGGGCAGGCCGGGGTGCATGAGCTGTTATGTGTCAGTGTGACCCTTAAAGACTTTCCTGCCATGGCGGAAAAAACCCGGGATTACGCCAATGTCCGCCTGTCCTGCGGCGCCCATCCCCTGAACCAGGAAGAGGCCGTTGATGAGCAGGAGCTATTGACATTAGCACAGCACGAGCGGGTTATTGCCGTGGGGGAAACCGGGCTGGATTATTTTTATGCGCCGGAAACGAAAGCCTTACAGCTTGATGCCTTTAAAAAACATGTTCGGGTGGCGAGAAAGATAGGCAAACCCCTGATCATCCATACCCGGGATGCCCGTGAGGATACCCTGAACATTTTAAGGGAAGAGCAGGCCGGGGATGTCGGCGGTATATTACATTGCTTTACCGAAAGCTGGGAAATGGCGGAGCAGGCAATGGAGATGGGCTTTTATATCTCTTTTTCCGGCATAGTCACTTTTAAAAATGCCAGCGCCCTGAGGGAAGTGGCCAAAAAAGTACCGGATGACAGGTTCCTGATAGAAACCGATGCCCCTTATCTTGCCCCTGTCCCCCACAGAGGCAAACAAAACCAGCCGGCCTATGTGGTGGAAGTTGCCAGGCATTTGGCCAGTATCCGCGGCCAGTCGGTAGATGATATCGCCCGCTTATCAAGCGAAAACTACAGGCGGCTTTTCCCCCTCTAAGTGCTTTATATAAAAAGTGTTTTGTATAAAAAAACCATAAAAAATGGCCCGAAACCATATCAGTTTCGGGCTCAGGGTAATGGCTCAATGGGGTTGAGCCTTGCGCTAATAAACTTGTTTCAGCAAAAGATAATAAATGATCCGGTAAAATTAAGTGTAGTGGAAACCTAAGGTAATGCGAGTTTATTATAAATAAATTTTATTCTTATTTTGTTTTGTTTTTAATTGGTTGTTTTTATTGGTTAAATTTTTCTTTAAATCGTGTTTGATTGAGCCTTTATCTACAAGCTGTAACCGGGATATCTAAAGTTTATCCACCAGTTATTCACACCTTAGGTCAAGGTTTTTTGCTGGGCAGTCCCTGGCGGATATGGCATGATCTGCTCCCTGACTTGATAACATGTAATTTTTTTGTGCTAAACCGGATCTGGATCAGCTTTTTTCTTATCGCCTTTGTTTCTGCCCTGTATCAATGGTTGTTTGCCGGCAACCCCCTGGTTTTTGAAGAAATTGTCAATGCCGTTTTTGCCATGGCCAAGCTGACGGTTGAAATCGCCATAGGCTTGATTGGCGTGCTCAGTTTTTGGCTGGGCATGATGAAGATAGCCGAGCAGGGAGGCATAGTGGCGAAACTGGCCCATTGGATCTCCCCCCTGTTTACCCGCCTGATGCCGGAAGTGCCTAAAGGGCATCCTGCCCTGGGCTCTATGACCATGAACTTATCGGCAAACTTTCTCGGCCTGGACAATGCGGCAACGCCTTTGGGCTTAAGAGCAATGCAGGATTTGCAGCAACTGAACCCGAAAAAAGAAACTGCCAGCAATGCCCAGATTTTATTTATGGTGCTCAATACTTCATCTGTGACGCTTTTTCCTGTGTCTGTTTTTGTTTACCGGGCCCAGCAGGGGGCGGTAAACCCGACCGATGTGTTTGTGCCTATCCTGCTGGCGACCTTTGCTTCGACCATGACGGGGTTAATGGCGGTGGCATTTGTGCAGCGCATCTCGTTATTAAACCGTGTGGTGCTGGTGTATTTATCATCTGCCATGGCCCTGATTGCCGCACTTGCGGTTTACTTTGCCGGGTTGACTACGCAGGCTTTGTCGCAGCAGTCTTCCTTACTCGGTAATTTGCTGATTTTATCTACTTTAGTGTGTTTTATGCTGATCGGGGTCCGGCGCGGCATTAATGTTTATGACAGCTTTATCTGTGGCGCCAGGCAGGGCTTTGAGGTCAGTGTCAAGTTGATCCCTTACCTGCTGGCTATGCTATGTGCCATAGGTGTTTTTCGGGCCAGCGGTGCCCTGGATCTTATTGTTAATGGCATCCGTACTATGGTTGACGGCCTGGGGTTTGACAGCCGTTTCGTTGATGCCTTGCCGACAGCTTTTATGAAGCCTCTAAGCGGCTCGGGAGCCCGGGCCATGATGGTGGAAACCATGAATAATTTTGGCGCTGATTCTTTTGCCGGCCGCTTGTCTGCCATTATCCAGGGGTCGACGGAAACGACTTTTTATGTGTTGGCGGTTTATTTTGGCTCGGTCGGGATCCGGTACAGCCGCCATGCCGTCAGTTGCGCCCTGGTTGCCGATTTGGGCGGCATCCTCGCCGCTATGTCGGTTTGTTACTGGTTTTTTGGCTAGTCCTTTTCTCTTTATGCCCGGGCTTTCGATAAGGTGGAAGCCTGGCTTGTACCAACGGGACGGATTCCGGGAAGAATTTTGTTACAGCAGGAAAATATTCTTATTTTATCTATACTAGAAAACACTGCTTTTCTTTAAAGCAGTGTTTTATTTCATGATTAGTTATTGTCAGTTCTTGATCTAAGTGAGCAGAACATGGTCAGAAGCAGACTTGTTATTCGCATCGGGCAAGAGGTATATCAGCGGATACTGAAACCTGTTATTTTGCCTGCGGCAGTGATCCCGGCTTTGAAGATGACTGCCTGCCATCTTTTATCCATCATAAGGAAATCCCTTTTCGTGCTTGTTTTTTGTGATGATTGAATCCAAAAACAAGCTTTTCCCCCGGTTTCTTCAGCCAATCTTATTGTTCAGGCAGCTGGCGCTTATTGTATGTTTGGCCCTTAAGGTAGTGAATACGATATGCCTTGATTCGGTGTCGGTTTATCGGCTGTCAGGTATTACCCGGCGCTACAGCCAGGAAAGTTCATGGCTTGGTTATTGTGAAAGTAGAATACTAAAACAAACCGTTTGGAGGTATGAATGCTGTTTTTTAAAAGGCTGAAGATTTTTCATAAGATCATCGCCATTCTTGCTATCGCGGTATTAATTTTTGTGGTGAATTTGATCATTAATATCAATGCTATTGCAAAAAACCAGATATTGCTGGAGAAAGTAGGCCAGGTTTCTATTCATTTAGTGAATTTAACCAGTGAAAATGTCACCTTATGGCAGCGATTGGATGAAATTTATACCCAGAGCGTATCTTTTTCTGATGAAGATCTGCTTGACGATGCCGGTACCACCTATGAGCTGCTTAATGCCAATATGAAAAAAATTAGCCAGCTGGCGCCTGAGTTAGCGGCATACCGCAGTATCAAAGATGAGATGGCCAAATATAATGCCTTATCTGATGAAATCACCCGGGGCTTTATTGAAGGCAGTGCCGATTTTGAAGTGTTGACGCCAAAAATTGAAGTTAAGTCGGGTATTTTCAGTCAGGTAGCTAAAAAACTACAAGCCGAGAAAACCGCTGCCTTATCCGATTTTCAAAAAAACCTGCAAAGCACGATCGATAACTCAGATCAGTCCCGGGATCTGAGCATTATTGTCGGGTTGATTTTACTGATCCTGATGTCTGTACTGGGCACTTATATTGCCAAAGCCATCAGCCATTCCGTGGTCTCTATCGAGGCGTCGCTGAAAGAGCTGGCGGAAGGTGACGGGGATTTGACCAACCAGTTGCATGTAACCAGCGAAGATGAACTGGGCAGCGTGGTGAAGTATTTTAATAACTTTACCCAAATGCTGCGGGGCATAGTGCAGGAAATTGTCAATGTCGTAAATCCCCTTGCCAACAGTGCCCAGGAGCTTTCGGTTAAGGTACAGCAGGTGGAGTCGAATGTCAGTCAGCAAACCCAGGTTGCCGAAACCACCAAGCAGTCCATGGGAGAGATGCAGCAAAGCGTGGCGGATATTACCAAGTCGGCTTCACAAGCCGCCGATGCCGCCAATACCGGGGAAATAGAGGCTAATGAAAGTATGGCGAAAGTGGAGCAGTCGCTGGCGGTGTCAACTGAGCTTACCAAAGATATAGCAACAGCCTCCGATGTTGTGAACCAGCTGGCGCAGGACTCGCAAAACATGAATAAAATACTCGACGTGATTAACGGCATTGCCGAGCAAACCAATTTACTTGCCCTGAATGCCGCCATTGAAGCCGCCAGGGCGGGAGAGCAGGGACGTGGTTTTGCCGTTGTCGCCGATGAAGTCAGGAGCCTGGCATCGAGAACCGCCTTATCCACCACGGAAATTCGCGAGCTGCTGGATAAATTGATTTCTGCGGCGAACATGTCGGTGAAATCCATGAATGAAGCCAGGGAAAAAGCCACCAGCAATGAAGATATCTCACGGGAAATGGGGGAATCCCTGGATAAAATCAAGCATCAGATTGAACATATCAGTTCGATGAATGGCCAGATTGCCGCGGCTACCGAGCAACAATCTGTGGTGGCGGATGTTGTGGTGAATAATATCGAAGAAATGTATCTGAAGTTTAGCCAGACCTCTGAAGCCGTAAATGAAATGCGCAATGTC
This genomic window from Thalassomonas viridans contains:
- the tmk gene encoding dTMP kinase, with translation MKRGKFIVVEGMEGAGKSSAITVIEAQLKQHNIDFINTREPGGTPLAEALRDMVKSAEHEERLTQETELLLMYASRSQLLENRILPALDQGLWVIGDRHDLSSRAYQGGGRAFDDQVIQAIADVTLKGFTPDLTIYLDIDPELGLSRAQARGALDRIEQEKFDFFTRVHEKYLELVRADSRIKTVDARQEMPAVHQDIRSIIGRYLEENT
- a CDS encoding methyl-accepting chemotaxis protein, giving the protein MLFFKRLKIFHKIIAILAIAVLIFVVNLIININAIAKNQILLEKVGQVSIHLVNLTSENVTLWQRLDEIYTQSVSFSDEDLLDDAGTTYELLNANMKKISQLAPELAAYRSIKDEMAKYNALSDEITRGFIEGSADFEVLTPKIEVKSGIFSQVAKKLQAEKTAALSDFQKNLQSTIDNSDQSRDLSIIVGLILLILMSVLGTYIAKAISHSVVSIEASLKELAEGDGDLTNQLHVTSEDELGSVVKYFNNFTQMLRGIVQEIVNVVNPLANSAQELSVKVQQVESNVSQQTQVAETTKQSMGEMQQSVADITKSASQAADAANTGEIEANESMAKVEQSLAVSTELTKDIATASDVVNQLAQDSQNMNKILDVINGIAEQTNLLALNAAIEAARAGEQGRGFAVVADEVRSLASRTALSTTEIRELLDKLISAANMSVKSMNEAREKATSNEDISREMGESLDKIKHQIEHISSMNGQIAAATEQQSVVADVVVNNIEEMYLKFSQTSEAVNEMRNVASGLDNNAVKLDQATSKFII
- a CDS encoding PilZ domain-containing protein, with protein sequence MAKISLEFVNDKELYLAYMPFLKAGGLFVRTTEAYELGADISLDVALPDSLESSEVKGKVCWITPVGAQNGTPPGIGISFIEDPDNLRSQIEKVLGRHLNSSEPTLTM
- a CDS encoding nucleoside recognition domain-containing protein encodes the protein MLNRIWISFFLIAFVSALYQWLFAGNPLVFEEIVNAVFAMAKLTVEIAIGLIGVLSFWLGMMKIAEQGGIVAKLAHWISPLFTRLMPEVPKGHPALGSMTMNLSANFLGLDNAATPLGLRAMQDLQQLNPKKETASNAQILFMVLNTSSVTLFPVSVFVYRAQQGAVNPTDVFVPILLATFASTMTGLMAVAFVQRISLLNRVVLVYLSSAMALIAALAVYFAGLTTQALSQQSSLLGNLLILSTLVCFMLIGVRRGINVYDSFICGARQGFEVSVKLIPYLLAMLCAIGVFRASGALDLIVNGIRTMVDGLGFDSRFVDALPTAFMKPLSGSGARAMMVETMNNFGADSFAGRLSAIIQGSTETTFYVLAVYFGSVGIRYSRHAVSCALVADLGGILAAMSVCYWFFG
- the mltG gene encoding endolytic transglycosylase MltG, with product MIKKISLSLAGLLLLAVAMVYALMAYQVRQPLTLAETTLLTVKPGAHAGSFSRSLVKKGWLGTRFYLRNYIRLHPSLAGLKAGTYQVTAGMSSLELVKLLVQGKEHQFTVTFIEGSTFKQWLALLAEQPYLQQTLKNRSAREIAALLGLDVENPEGWFFPETYAYTAGTSDLVILQRANKQMRGTLEELWRQRPDGLPYRSPYQALIMASIIEKETRQLAEQPLIASVFINRLRKRMRLQTDPTVIYGLGERYRGDIKRSHLREKTAYNTYRINGLPPTPIAMPGYSSLKAALNPASSDFLYFVSKGDGFHVFSKTLAEHNRAVRRYQLGKG
- the holB gene encoding DNA polymerase III subunit delta'; protein product: MQSWLVPHQRLLSQQLAQGRLAHAILFAGVAGAGKSALANWLVQALVCRQPGKDNDQGILFACQNCKSCRLYRQGSYPDFLSVTTDAKNIGVDDIRAVSTFVEKKAHLGQNKVVLLPMAEKMTTAAANALLKTLEEPGLSCVLILVSDDLEMLLPTITSRCRLYDIRPLSGQALLENLGRDKGRDKGQAEVNLFANVSQLPELTDEAVYRQFRLFTALLLDFLAARRSRADLLALLNENTYAFRWLEYMLVTMARSQYNWLSWSGIRAELADTGINRGEQSAAAGDDAGQLPDTETIWQVYQLVIACIRQLKSMVQANAGYLSEKLLVDIEAVLDK
- a CDS encoding TatD family hydrolase — translated: MFIDSHCHLDRLDLSEFDNNLDNVVEAAGQAGVHELLCVSVTLKDFPAMAEKTRDYANVRLSCGAHPLNQEEAVDEQELLTLAQHERVIAVGETGLDYFYAPETKALQLDAFKKHVRVARKIGKPLIIHTRDAREDTLNILREEQAGDVGGILHCFTESWEMAEQAMEMGFYISFSGIVTFKNASALREVAKKVPDDRFLIETDAPYLAPVPHRGKQNQPAYVVEVARHLASIRGQSVDDIARLSSENYRRLFPL
- the pabC gene encoding aminodeoxychorismate lyase, with product MLYCQVNGQQTDVLSVNDRGFAYGDGIFTTGKISNGRLELCPRHIARLQLGCSKLQISPPDWLMLNDDIGRISARYPLAVLKIIITAGQGGRGYSRVGTGESCVIIQVHDYPEHYQAWSREGIMLGICGQKLGLNPMLSGIKHLNRLEQVFIRQELDRRSEDDLLVLNIRNEIVETSCSNVFWQADGAWFTPVLDDSGVEGLARASILASRKDVDCVRATLPDLENLDAMFICNAVMGAVPVRAFDGRDLDIAPVSDFKSCFS
- the fabF gene encoding beta-ketoacyl-ACP synthase II — encoded protein: MRRVVVTGLGMLSPLGNSPETTWQNLLLGKSGISSIEHFDTSEYPTRFAGMVKGFDAQDYMAKKDAKKMDLFIQYGVAAGVQAIKNSGLEINEENATRIGVAVGSGIGGLGLIEENHEKMLKTGPRKLSPFFVPSTIINMISGHLSIMFGLKGPNISIVTACTSGVHNIGHAARMIAYGDADAMVAGGAEKASTTMGMGGFGAARAMSTRNDAPQIASRPWDKDRDGFVLGDGAGVMVLEEYEHAKARGATIYAELVGFGMSGDAYHMTSPPADGEGAALAMANALRDAGVDKSQIGYINAHGTSTPAGDIAETNAVKSVFGDHAYKLAVGSTKSMTGHLLGAAGAVEAIFSVQALINNAVPPTINLDNPGEGCDLDYIAHTARDINLDYVLCNSFGFGGTNGSLIFKKV